The following are encoded in a window of Desulfurobacteriaceae bacterium genomic DNA:
- the rseP gene encoding RIP metalloprotease RseP, protein MLTLLYFVIAIGILIFVHELGHFIAARAFDVKVETFSIGFGPKLLKFRWLDTEFTVSLIPLGGYVKMAGETPETASSKPYEFYAKPPWQRIVIALAGPVMNLLLAVVFFFFAFTIGRYVPTYELEVPKVGAVLKEDIPLKPGDVIVSVNGEPVGTWKKFSQVIALNPNKDLTLEVKRNGEIVKVKVHTKEEEKNGIGVLEVVPAVRPVVGKVIKGSPAEKAGLKEGDVILKINGREISSWKQVVETIGNSEGKPLKILVLRKDKKIEVEVVPEFNEKLGRYTIGVVAKMDMTFVKYPVSEAIKMGFVEFEKQTKLFFSFLGKLITGQASMKSLGGPIMIAEVAGKAAESGISNFVYFMGFISLQLGYFNLLPLPILDGGLILLFLLEMIRRKPLSSAFIEKFQQVGLVILGLLMIIVFYNDIMRIIR, encoded by the coding sequence ATGTTAACACTTCTTTATTTTGTTATAGCCATTGGAATTTTGATTTTTGTTCATGAACTTGGACATTTTATTGCGGCAAGGGCTTTTGATGTTAAGGTAGAAACCTTTTCAATAGGTTTTGGGCCTAAACTTTTAAAATTCAGATGGCTTGATACAGAGTTTACAGTAAGCCTTATACCCCTTGGTGGATACGTGAAAATGGCAGGGGAAACTCCCGAAACCGCTTCTTCAAAACCCTACGAATTCTACGCTAAACCTCCTTGGCAAAGGATAGTTATTGCTCTTGCAGGACCGGTAATGAACTTACTTTTAGCTGTTGTTTTCTTCTTTTTTGCTTTTACAATCGGAAGGTACGTTCCAACCTATGAACTTGAAGTTCCAAAAGTTGGTGCTGTACTCAAAGAAGACATTCCTTTAAAACCCGGTGATGTAATAGTTTCTGTTAATGGAGAACCTGTAGGTACTTGGAAAAAATTTTCTCAAGTTATAGCTCTTAATCCAAACAAAGACTTAACCTTAGAAGTTAAAAGAAATGGAGAAATCGTAAAAGTGAAGGTTCACACTAAGGAAGAAGAGAAAAATGGTATTGGTGTTCTTGAAGTAGTGCCTGCTGTAAGACCTGTAGTTGGGAAAGTAATAAAAGGATCTCCTGCCGAAAAAGCTGGGTTAAAAGAAGGAGATGTAATTTTGAAAATTAACGGAAGAGAAATCTCTTCTTGGAAACAGGTGGTTGAAACTATCGGAAATAGTGAAGGAAAGCCTTTGAAAATTTTGGTTTTGAGAAAGGATAAAAAAATAGAAGTGGAAGTTGTCCCAGAGTTTAACGAAAAATTAGGGCGTTATACTATAGGTGTGGTTGCGAAGATGGACATGACTTTTGTCAAGTATCCTGTTTCAGAAGCTATTAAAATGGGATTTGTGGAGTTTGAAAAGCAGACAAAACTCTTTTTCTCTTTCTTAGGGAAGTTAATTACAGGACAAGCTTCTATGAAGTCCTTGGGTGGTCCAATAATGATTGCAGAAGTTGCGGGCAAAGCTGCAGAAAGCGGTATTTCCAATTTTGTCTACTTTATGGGATTTATAAGTTTACAGCTTGGGTACTTTAACCTTTTACCACTACCTATTCTTGACGGCGGATTAATTCTTCTTTTCTTATTGGAGATGATAAGAAGGAAACCTTTATCTTCTGCATTTATTGAAAAGTTTCAGCAGGTAGGTTTAGTAATTCTTGGACTATTAATGATCATTGTCTTTTATAATGACATAATGAGGATCATAAGGTGA
- a CDS encoding TlyA family RNA methyltransferase, with the protein MKKERLDKLLVSKGLVKSRERAKALIMAGKVLVNGQVVDKAGASVSPDAIIEIKGDDIPYVSRGGLKLETAIKEFNLDVKDFVCLDIGASTGGFTDCLLQHGAKKVYAVDVGRGQLDWKLRNDERVISIEQFNARYLTEEEVPEKVDLVVIDVSFISLTKILPVAKKFLKENGKIVALIKPQFELTKKEVDKGKGVVKDPELHRKAILKILDFAREIELYPENLTLSKPRGPKGNKEFLVLLSQNKEDDRVGEDKVWEEIGKE; encoded by the coding sequence GTGAAGAAAGAAAGACTTGACAAACTTCTTGTAAGTAAAGGACTTGTTAAGAGTAGAGAGAGGGCAAAAGCCCTCATCATGGCCGGAAAAGTTTTGGTAAACGGTCAAGTTGTTGATAAAGCTGGGGCGTCGGTTTCTCCCGATGCCATTATAGAAATTAAAGGGGATGATATTCCTTACGTTTCAAGGGGAGGATTAAAGCTTGAAACTGCTATAAAAGAGTTTAATCTTGATGTTAAAGATTTTGTTTGTCTTGACATTGGGGCGTCAACCGGTGGGTTTACCGATTGTCTCTTACAGCACGGTGCTAAAAAGGTTTACGCTGTTGATGTTGGAAGAGGTCAGCTAGACTGGAAACTAAGGAACGATGAAAGGGTAATTTCCATTGAGCAGTTTAACGCTCGGTATTTAACAGAAGAAGAAGTTCCTGAGAAAGTTGATTTGGTAGTGATTGACGTTTCTTTTATTTCTCTTACAAAAATCTTACCTGTAGCTAAAAAGTTCTTAAAAGAAAACGGAAAAATAGTAGCTTTAATAAAACCTCAATTTGAACTTACGAAAAAAGAAGTTGATAAGGGAAAAGGGGTTGTAAAAGATCCAGAACTTCATCGAAAAGCTATCCTGAAAATTTTGGACTTTGCCCGTGAAATTGAACTTTATCCTGAAAACTTAACCCTTTCAAAACCAAGAGGTCCAAAGGGAAATAAGGAGTTTTTGGTTCTTCTTTCTCAAAATAAAGAAGATGATAGAGTTGGTGAAGATAAGGTTTGGGAGGAGATTGGTAAGGAATAA
- a CDS encoding N-glycosylase/DNA lyase has translation MEKLIETLKSFREEEIEKLEEFDRQFLALKKLYFLVKNKETFLKLIVTNALMSYQLQMKGEDYWEKFSEFFSKNPEIQKFEEFIRKYNRRFLNAKLKRLKKVISCVENLFSLYSVEDLGNDLTLLVKELSKCLSQKQDAKTIVFSAKMFMYGYRIAFGKNPKNLEKISIPLDSRLSKISKDKTFWKELSEETKIPPIRLDAIFWIPMGMKKEEIEKLPKRLKEKIEGIRKIISKAVRIAANPNK, from the coding sequence ATGGAAAAACTAATAGAAACTTTAAAAAGCTTTAGAGAAGAAGAAATAGAAAAACTTGAGGAGTTTGACAGACAATTCCTTGCCTTAAAAAAGCTTTATTTCCTTGTCAAGAACAAAGAAACTTTCTTAAAACTCATCGTGACTAACGCTCTTATGTCTTACCAACTTCAGATGAAAGGAGAAGATTATTGGGAAAAGTTTTCTGAATTTTTCTCCAAAAATCCTGAAATTCAAAAGTTTGAAGAATTTATAAGAAAATACAACAGACGCTTTTTAAATGCAAAATTAAAAAGATTAAAGAAGGTAATTTCTTGTGTTGAAAATTTATTCTCACTTTATTCCGTAGAGGATTTAGGAAACGATCTAACACTCCTTGTAAAAGAACTCTCAAAATGTCTTTCTCAAAAACAAGATGCTAAGACGATTGTATTTTCTGCAAAGATGTTTATGTATGGCTACCGTATAGCATTTGGTAAAAATCCTAAAAATTTAGAGAAAATATCAATTCCGTTAGATTCAAGACTGTCTAAAATTAGTAAAGACAAAACTTTTTGGAAAGAACTTTCCGAAGAAACAAAAATTCCTCCGATTAGACTTGATGCAATCTTCTGGATACCAATGGGAATGAAGAAGGAAGAAATTGAGAAACTGCCAAAAAGATTAAAAGAAAAAATAGAGGGAATTAGAAAAATTATTTCCAAAGCTGTCAGAATCGCTGCCAACCCCAACAAATAA
- the guaB gene encoding IMP dehydrogenase gives MLGKVIKEALTFDDVLLVPNYSEVLPSQVDVRTKLTKKITLNIPIMSAAMDTVTESELAIAIAREGGIGIIHKNLSIEEQAEEVDRVKRSESGMIVKPVTVSPSQTIAEAENLMKKYKISGLPVTDEEGRLLGIITNRDIRFVKDHSKKIKEVMTKEDLKTVPVGTTLEEAEEILHRYKIEKLPVVDEKGYLKGLITIKDIEKKRKYPNACKDELGRLRVGAAIGVGEEGLKRAEALIDAGVDIIVVDTAHGHSKGVLETVKKLKERFPDVEVIAGNVATPEATEALIKAGADAVKVGIGPGSICTTRIVAGVGVPQLTAIFECSEVADKYDVSIIADGGIKFSGDIAKAIGAGARVVMIGSLFAGTKESPGELILYQGRSYKAYRGMGSLGAMKRGSKDRYFQSDVDEKKLVPEGIEGMVPYRGPLADTIHQLVGGLKAGMGYCGARTIEEMRKKARFVKITSAGLKESHVHDVIITKEAPNYWIER, from the coding sequence ATGCTTGGAAAAGTGATAAAAGAAGCCCTTACTTTCGATGACGTTCTTCTCGTTCCAAACTACTCTGAAGTTCTACCAAGTCAAGTTGATGTAAGAACAAAACTTACAAAGAAAATCACCCTCAACATACCAATAATGAGTGCAGCTATGGACACCGTTACCGAATCTGAACTGGCAATAGCAATAGCAAGGGAAGGGGGAATTGGAATAATCCATAAAAACCTTTCTATCGAAGAACAGGCAGAAGAGGTCGACAGAGTAAAGAGATCCGAAAGCGGAATGATAGTTAAGCCCGTAACGGTTTCTCCTAGCCAGACAATAGCAGAAGCAGAAAATTTAATGAAGAAGTACAAAATATCCGGTCTTCCAGTAACTGACGAAGAAGGAAGACTTCTCGGAATTATTACCAATAGAGATATAAGATTTGTAAAAGACCACAGTAAGAAAATAAAGGAAGTAATGACAAAAGAAGACCTAAAAACCGTTCCAGTTGGAACAACATTAGAAGAGGCTGAGGAAATCCTACACAGATACAAGATAGAGAAACTTCCAGTAGTTGACGAAAAGGGATATTTAAAAGGACTTATTACCATAAAAGATATTGAGAAGAAGAGAAAATACCCAAATGCTTGTAAAGACGAACTTGGACGTTTGAGAGTAGGTGCAGCAATTGGTGTTGGAGAAGAGGGATTAAAAAGGGCAGAAGCTTTAATTGATGCTGGAGTTGACATTATCGTTGTTGATACAGCACACGGTCATTCAAAAGGTGTTTTAGAAACCGTTAAAAAGCTCAAAGAACGTTTCCCAGACGTTGAAGTGATCGCTGGTAACGTTGCAACTCCAGAAGCAACAGAAGCCCTTATAAAGGCAGGAGCAGATGCTGTTAAAGTTGGAATAGGTCCTGGATCTATCTGCACAACAAGAATTGTTGCAGGAGTTGGAGTTCCTCAACTTACAGCCATTTTTGAATGTTCTGAAGTGGCAGATAAATACGATGTTTCAATCATTGCAGATGGTGGTATTAAATTCTCTGGAGATATAGCTAAGGCTATCGGTGCTGGTGCAAGGGTTGTAATGATTGGAAGCCTCTTTGCTGGAACAAAGGAATCTCCGGGAGAACTAATCCTTTACCAAGGAAGAAGCTATAAAGCTTATAGAGGTATGGGGTCTCTTGGTGCAATGAAAAGAGGAAGCAAGGATAGATACTTCCAGTCTGATGTTGATGAGAAGAAGTTAGTTCCCGAAGGAATTGAGGGAATGGTTCCATATAGAGGTCCTCTTGCAGATACAATCCACCAACTTGTAGGTGGCTTAAAAGCTGGAATGGGATACTGTGGAGCAAGAACAATTGAAGAAATGAGAAAGAAAGCAAGATTTGTAAAGATTACTTCCGCTGGTCTAAAAGAATCTCACGTTCACGACGTTATAATCACAAAGGAAGCTCCAAATTACTGGATAGAAAGATAA
- the argH gene encoding argininosuccinate lyase, producing MEKDKKLWGGRFKESTDKLVEEFTESVSFDKRLAPFDIAGSIAHVKMLEKQGILKKEEAERIIEGLNGILNDIEEGNFEWKTELEDVHMNIEKRLTERIGPVGGKLHTGRSRNDQVATDVRLYVRHEIEEILKLLKELRFAFWKQAKENLEVVMPGYTHLQIAQPVLYSHHMLAYYQMFKRDAERFMDTLKRVNISPLGSAALAGTSYPLDREFTAKLLGFEDITRNSMDAVSDRDFVAEIIFNCAMVMMHLSRLSEELILWSTEEFGFIDLPDAFCTGSSIMPQKKNPDVSELTRGKTGRVYGDLMAILTILKGLPLTYNRDLQEDKEPLFDAIDTVKLSLKVNQKIVLGMKPRRERMKEQAKKGFSLATDVADYLAKKGVPFREAHEIVGKLVAYCLEEKKDLEDLTLDEFRKFSDKFSEDVLNLMSVEGSVNSRNIIGGTARKQVEAEIERIKEEEGF from the coding sequence TTGGAAAAGGATAAAAAACTCTGGGGCGGAAGATTTAAAGAGTCTACAGATAAACTTGTTGAAGAATTTACAGAATCTGTTTCTTTTGATAAACGACTTGCACCTTTTGACATTGCAGGAAGTATAGCCCATGTAAAAATGCTTGAAAAACAAGGAATATTAAAAAAGGAAGAAGCTGAGAGAATAATTGAAGGTCTTAACGGTATTTTAAACGATATAGAAGAAGGAAACTTTGAGTGGAAAACAGAACTTGAAGATGTTCATATGAACATAGAAAAAAGACTGACAGAAAGAATAGGTCCTGTTGGGGGAAAACTCCACACAGGACGTTCGAGGAACGACCAAGTTGCTACCGATGTAAGGCTTTATGTTCGCCATGAGATAGAGGAGATTTTAAAGCTTTTAAAGGAGCTAAGGTTTGCCTTCTGGAAACAAGCTAAAGAAAACTTAGAAGTCGTTATGCCTGGATATACCCACCTTCAAATTGCCCAGCCAGTTCTTTACTCCCACCACATGCTTGCTTACTACCAGATGTTTAAAAGAGATGCAGAAAGATTTATGGATACTTTAAAGAGGGTAAACATTTCCCCTCTTGGTAGTGCTGCCCTTGCAGGGACAAGTTATCCTCTTGATAGAGAGTTTACTGCAAAGCTTTTAGGATTTGAGGACATTACGCGAAACAGTATGGATGCTGTAAGTGATAGAGATTTCGTTGCCGAAATTATTTTTAATTGTGCAATGGTAATGATGCACCTGTCCCGTCTTTCCGAAGAGTTAATTTTGTGGTCAACAGAAGAGTTTGGTTTTATAGACCTTCCTGATGCGTTCTGTACCGGAAGTTCTATTATGCCTCAAAAGAAGAATCCAGATGTGTCTGAACTTACAAGAGGAAAAACAGGAAGAGTTTATGGTGATTTAATGGCGATACTAACCATCTTGAAAGGACTTCCTCTAACATACAATAGGGACTTACAGGAAGATAAAGAACCTCTCTTTGATGCAATAGATACTGTTAAACTTTCTTTGAAAGTAAACCAAAAAATTGTCCTTGGAATGAAGCCAAGAAGAGAAAGAATGAAAGAACAAGCAAAGAAAGGTTTTTCTCTTGCTACAGACGTTGCAGATTACCTTGCTAAAAAGGGAGTTCCGTTTAGAGAGGCTCACGAGATTGTTGGAAAGCTTGTAGCCTACTGTCTTGAAGAGAAAAAAGATCTTGAAGATTTAACCTTAGATGAATTCAGAAAGTTTTCAGATAAATTTTCTGAAGATGTTTTAAACTTAATGAGTGTAGAAGGTTCAGTAAACAGTAGGAATATAATTGGTGGTACTGCAAGAAAGCAGGTAGAAGCTGAGATAGAGAGAATTAAAGAGGAAGAAGGATTTTAG
- a CDS encoding transketolase — protein MERNRDIDDGTLSAIAREVRKDILKMTSNVNSGHPGGSMSVTDIIVTLYYYKMRHNPENPKWEKRDRFVLSKGHVCPALYSVLARCGYFPVEKLFEFRKLGGDLQGHPDMNKTPGIEISTGSLGHGIGAAVGMALALKLDKSDSKVYCVIGDGEAQEGSVWEASMAASHYNLDNLVVILDNNNLQIDGPVDEVMSIYPATEKWKAFGWHVLEINGHDFEEIKKALDEADEVKYKPTMIVAKTVKGKGVSFMENRAEWHGKALSEDLLKEALRELGEVIEEE, from the coding sequence ATGGAGAGAAATAGGGATATAGACGATGGTACTTTAAGTGCAATAGCAAGAGAAGTTAGAAAGGATATTCTCAAGATGACTTCTAACGTTAATTCAGGACATCCCGGTGGTTCAATGTCTGTTACCGACATAATTGTAACTCTCTATTACTACAAAATGAGACACAATCCAGAAAATCCAAAGTGGGAAAAAAGAGATAGATTCGTTCTATCAAAGGGACACGTCTGTCCAGCCCTTTATTCTGTTCTTGCAAGGTGTGGATATTTTCCAGTTGAAAAACTTTTTGAGTTTAGAAAGCTTGGAGGGGATTTACAGGGACACCCAGATATGAACAAAACTCCTGGAATAGAGATAAGTACCGGGTCTTTGGGACATGGGATAGGTGCAGCAGTTGGAATGGCGCTTGCCCTAAAGCTTGATAAGAGCGATAGCAAGGTTTACTGCGTAATTGGTGATGGAGAAGCCCAAGAAGGAAGTGTTTGGGAAGCTTCAATGGCAGCATCTCACTATAATCTTGACAATCTTGTTGTAATCCTAGACAACAATAATCTCCAGATAGATGGTCCTGTTGACGAAGTTATGTCTATCTACCCTGCAACTGAAAAGTGGAAAGCCTTTGGATGGCATGTTTTAGAAATAAATGGACATGACTTTGAAGAAATAAAGAAAGCTCTTGATGAGGCAGATGAAGTTAAGTATAAACCAACAATGATTGTTGCTAAGACTGTAAAAGGAAAAGGTGTTTCCTTTATGGAAAATAGAGCTGAATGGCACGGTAAAGCCTTATCTGAGGATCTTTTAAAAGAAGCTTTAAGAGAGCTTGGAGAAGTTATCGAGGAGGAGTAG
- a CDS encoding transketolase family protein: MEKVSLRDAYGDKLVELGKKDEKIVVLDADLSGSTKTSKFAKVFPERFFNAGVAEINMVNMAAGLAASGKIAFVSTFAMFATGRAWEAIRQTVCYPNLNVKVVCTHGGITVGEDGASHQALEDVANMRNIPNMRVIVPADDIEMKQVIETVAYTDGPFYVRLSREKFPRIFDENYKFKLGKGIVLREGKDVSVVANGVMTYFALLAAEKLEKEGVSVEVIHMPTVKPIDVELLVESASKTKAVVTAEEHSIIGGLGSAVAETLVENCPVPMERLGVPDVFGLSGKAYELLDYFKLNDEGIIEKVRKVLERK, from the coding sequence ATGGAAAAAGTTAGCCTTAGAGACGCTTATGGAGATAAACTTGTTGAACTTGGAAAAAAGGATGAGAAAATAGTTGTTTTAGACGCAGACCTTTCCGGTTCTACAAAGACTTCAAAATTTGCTAAAGTCTTTCCAGAGAGGTTTTTCAACGCTGGTGTTGCTGAAATCAACATGGTAAACATGGCTGCGGGACTTGCAGCAAGTGGCAAAATAGCATTTGTCAGTACTTTTGCTATGTTTGCTACTGGTAGAGCGTGGGAAGCAATAAGGCAAACTGTTTGTTATCCAAATCTTAACGTAAAAGTTGTTTGTACCCATGGTGGAATAACCGTTGGAGAAGACGGGGCTAGCCATCAAGCGCTCGAAGACGTTGCCAATATGAGAAATATTCCAAATATGAGAGTTATAGTTCCTGCAGACGACATAGAAATGAAACAAGTAATAGAAACTGTAGCTTACACCGATGGACCTTTCTACGTAAGACTTTCAAGAGAAAAGTTCCCAAGGATTTTTGATGAAAACTATAAGTTTAAACTCGGTAAAGGAATAGTTTTAAGGGAAGGAAAGGATGTAAGTGTTGTTGCTAACGGTGTGATGACCTACTTTGCCCTTTTGGCAGCGGAAAAGCTTGAAAAAGAAGGGGTATCTGTTGAAGTTATCCATATGCCGACAGTAAAGCCTATTGACGTTGAACTACTTGTGGAATCTGCTTCTAAGACTAAGGCGGTAGTTACTGCCGAGGAACACTCAATAATTGGAGGACTCGGTTCTGCCGTTGCAGAGACTCTTGTAGAAAACTGTCCAGTTCCAATGGAAAGGCTTGGAGTTCCTGATGTGTTTGGACTTTCAGGAAAAGCTTATGAACTTTTAGACTACTTTAAACTGAACGATGAAGGAATAATCGAGAAAGTTAGAAAAGTTCTTGAGAGGAAGTGA
- a CDS encoding S41 family peptidase, with protein sequence MKRFVRTTFFFSIMIIFILLLGRVSISNAQKGIADDRDELSYIRLFTEAYQLIKEKYVEPVTPKKLFEGAIQGMFNKLDPHCTLFTPDKLKEFQVETEGEFGGLGIQITKTKDGKLLIITPIEDTPAYRAGIKPGDIIVKIEDKEVTPDMSLMEAVKLMRGKPGTKINIWIWRKGWAEPKKFTITRAVIKIRSVKYKVLEGNIGYIRFTMFQKNSIEEFKKALEDLKKKKLLGIVVDVRNNPGGLLDAAVAISDYFLPKGKLIVYTKGRVPESDKKYYSVRNPVIPTDIPVVMLVNGGSASAAEILTGALRYNGRAIVVGEKTFGKGSVQTLYPLEMGYAVKITTAKYYMPNHKCIDGKGIKPDIEVKLSKEDIETFKKEAKEMEEHPERTEEIRKKRENRIDSQLRRAIEVIKEIHLVESFKKAS encoded by the coding sequence ATGAAAAGGTTTGTAAGGACAACTTTTTTCTTCTCTATAATGATAATCTTTATTCTCCTTCTTGGTAGAGTTTCCATTTCCAATGCCCAAAAAGGTATTGCTGATGATAGGGATGAACTAAGTTACATTAGGCTGTTTACTGAAGCTTACCAGCTTATAAAAGAAAAGTACGTTGAACCTGTAACTCCCAAAAAGCTATTTGAAGGTGCTATTCAAGGAATGTTCAATAAACTTGATCCTCACTGTACTCTGTTTACTCCAGACAAGTTAAAGGAGTTTCAGGTAGAGACAGAAGGGGAGTTTGGTGGACTTGGAATACAGATTACGAAAACTAAGGATGGAAAACTTCTGATAATTACTCCGATAGAAGATACTCCAGCGTATAGGGCTGGAATAAAGCCAGGAGATATAATCGTTAAGATAGAGGATAAAGAAGTTACTCCAGATATGTCTTTGATGGAAGCAGTTAAGCTTATGAGAGGAAAGCCTGGGACAAAGATTAACATCTGGATTTGGAGAAAAGGCTGGGCTGAGCCAAAGAAGTTTACAATTACAAGGGCTGTAATAAAGATTCGTAGTGTTAAGTACAAAGTCTTGGAAGGAAATATTGGATACATAAGATTTACAATGTTCCAGAAAAACTCTATAGAGGAATTTAAGAAAGCGCTGGAAGACTTGAAAAAGAAGAAGCTTCTAGGAATTGTTGTTGATGTTAGAAACAATCCTGGCGGTCTTCTGGATGCAGCTGTGGCGATAAGTGATTACTTCCTTCCTAAAGGAAAGCTAATCGTCTATACGAAAGGTAGAGTTCCTGAAAGTGATAAAAAATATTACTCTGTCCGTAACCCTGTAATACCAACTGATATTCCTGTCGTTATGCTTGTTAACGGTGGTTCGGCAAGTGCAGCAGAGATATTGACAGGTGCTTTAAGGTACAACGGCAGGGCAATAGTGGTTGGAGAGAAAACTTTTGGTAAGGGATCTGTTCAAACTCTCTACCCACTTGAAATGGGATATGCAGTGAAGATAACAACTGCCAAGTACTACATGCCAAACCACAAGTGTATAGACGGTAAAGGAATAAAACCCGATATTGAAGTTAAACTTTCTAAGGAGGATATAGAAACATTCAAGAAAGAAGCTAAAGAAATGGAAGAGCATCCAGAAAGAACGGAAGAGATAAGAAAGAAAAGAGAAAATAGAATAGATAGTCAACTAAGAAGAGCAATTGAAGTAATTAAAGAAATTCATTTAGTTGAAAGCTTTAAAAAAGCATCATGA
- a CDS encoding alpha/beta fold hydrolase has protein sequence MSKVFTLHGWSFDSSVWSLSSYKDAVHLELPGHGNSPFKSQDVVSLAKEIGDFIPEKSTLVGWSLGATVFSLTAFFYPEKIEKLVLFSPTPAFSGISQKEVVVKRFLKNLSRDFKKTVIYFRSLCSKHSYPILDLSPEVVVNLLSSFCKIDISPYLDELKVPIEIFVGEKDEITKLEGAFLFWKRVKKGKLSVVPGEDHLTILTSFRF, from the coding sequence ATGAGTAAGGTTTTTACACTTCACGGATGGAGCTTTGACAGCTCCGTCTGGTCTTTATCTTCTTATAAAGATGCCGTACATTTAGAACTCCCAGGACACGGTAATTCCCCTTTTAAATCTCAAGACGTAGTTTCCTTGGCTAAAGAGATTGGGGACTTTATTCCTGAAAAGTCAACTCTTGTTGGTTGGTCGCTTGGTGCTACCGTATTTTCTCTAACTGCCTTTTTTTACCCTGAAAAAATAGAAAAACTTGTTCTCTTTTCGCCAACTCCCGCTTTTAGCGGGATATCCCAAAAAGAAGTTGTTGTAAAACGGTTTTTGAAAAACTTAAGTAGGGATTTTAAAAAGACAGTTATCTATTTTAGGAGTTTATGTTCAAAGCATTCGTATCCTATCCTCGATCTTTCTCCTGAAGTTGTAGTCAATTTACTTTCTTCCTTCTGTAAGATAGATATTTCCCCGTACTTAGATGAACTGAAAGTTCCAATTGAAATCTTTGTTGGAGAAAAGGACGAGATTACGAAATTGGAGGGGGCATTTCTTTTTTGGAAAAGGGTAAAAAAAGGAAAATTGTCAGTCGTTCCAGGAGAAGATCATCTTACAATCCTTACAAGTTTCCGGTTTTAA
- a CDS encoding nickel-dependent hydrogenase large subunit gives MKKNISPLTRIEGHLKIRVEIENGKVVNAKIIGDMLRGIERVVLNRHYMDPIRITQRVCGLCSEVHGLASCKAIENAIFLKPDENGEKIRDLIVCFNIISDHLLHFYQLTLPDYVDFRVVGGVPSFLFRNLDGVRDVIRDKKVVSRFLDRYLNSFRIRTRICQGIAIVGAKTPFAHAILVGGVSTSIRPDFATFFISLLSEIEKWVNYYKEDVLLLCKRFPHLFEIGRGPNNYLSISHLYCKSGVFIDGLGEEHFDVSQVSEMEPMYGFINCPTYRNVKMELGPLAECMIRKDSLFKEILREVNQERNANSLMGRLIARFVDTYRAFEYAKYLIERIEIKEKNLFWIDPSKKVSGKGFGFVKAPRGALIHYVEIESSKVNFYSIISPSTWNFSAGGAVETALNGCPADNSLLNVGRIIRSFDPCTACSIH, from the coding sequence ATGAAGAAAAATATATCTCCTTTAACAAGAATAGAGGGGCATCTAAAGATAAGAGTCGAAATAGAAAATGGAAAAGTTGTTAATGCAAAAATAATTGGAGATATGCTTAGGGGGATAGAAAGAGTTGTTTTAAATCGTCATTACATGGACCCCATAAGAATTACCCAAAGGGTTTGTGGCCTGTGTAGTGAAGTTCACGGTTTAGCTTCATGTAAAGCGATAGAAAACGCTATTTTTTTGAAACCAGATGAAAATGGAGAGAAGATTAGGGACTTAATTGTATGTTTTAACATAATAAGCGATCATTTACTTCATTTTTATCAGTTAACCTTGCCGGACTATGTGGATTTTAGGGTCGTAGGTGGGGTTCCTTCGTTTCTGTTCAGAAACCTCGACGGTGTTAGAGATGTAATAAGAGATAAAAAGGTAGTTTCTAGATTTTTGGATAGGTATCTTAATTCTTTCCGAATAAGGACACGGATCTGTCAAGGAATTGCTATTGTCGGAGCAAAAACGCCTTTTGCTCATGCCATTTTAGTCGGAGGAGTCTCGACTTCCATAAGACCGGATTTTGCAACGTTTTTTATTTCCTTATTAAGTGAAATTGAAAAGTGGGTTAATTACTACAAAGAAGATGTTTTACTTTTGTGTAAAAGGTTTCCTCATCTTTTCGAGATAGGAAGAGGACCGAATAACTATCTGTCAATATCCCACCTTTACTGTAAAAGTGGTGTGTTTATAGATGGTTTGGGTGAAGAACACTTTGATGTTTCGCAGGTATCAGAAATGGAACCTATGTATGGTTTTATAAATTGTCCTACTTATAGAAACGTTAAAATGGAACTTGGTCCTTTAGCAGAATGCATGATAAGAAAAGACTCTTTGTTTAAGGAAATCTTAAGGGAAGTTAATCAAGAAAGAAACGCTAATTCACTGATGGGACGTCTTATTGCGAGATTTGTAGATACATATAGAGCCTTTGAGTACGCAAAATATTTGATAGAAAGAATAGAAATAAAAGAAAAAAATCTCTTTTGGATAGATCCTTCTAAAAAGGTGTCCGGAAAAGGCTTTGGTTTTGTTAAGGCGCCAAGAGGAGCATTGATACATTATGTAGAGATTGAAAGTTCGAAAGTGAACTTTTATTCCATAATTTCCCCTTCTACGTGGAACTTTTCAGCGGGAGGAGCTGTGGAAACCGCTTTAAATGGTTGTCCTGCGGACAATAGCCTTTTGAATGTTGGTAGGATAATAAGAAGTTTTGATCCGTGTACTGCTTGTTCAATTCACTAA